In Lewinellaceae bacterium, a single window of DNA contains:
- a CDS encoding transporter substrate-binding domain-containing protein has product MRTINAPPPLGGFALFLALFLVQSCRQASDPDAGPNQTGAKNSDTTGLQMERFDPLDDVIGLNERWAGDLDGMAARRRIRALVPYSPTNYYINGAERSGMAYEAMSYFEKELNSHRGRAHKISIVFIPLTRDQLIPALVEGYGDIVVAGLTITPERQKVVDFSAPVFTGAREVLATGPGAAPGQNDEILLGQTVYIRRSSSFFEHLQPVNDSLRQMGKPEIGIALVEERLEDEDILEMVNAGLFGMTIIDEEKGRFWAQVFTGLTIHHNIAIHEGGEVAWAIRKGSPGLKAAVDEFVLRNRKGQLLGNVIFNRYLTKADYVKKALSYEDRLRFRATRDCFMKYGKQYELDWLLLAAQGFQESRLTTGLVSPAGAVGIMQIKPSTAEDPNVGIPEIHSLEGNIEAGAKYLRFLIDQYFVSPDIDSLNAGLFAVAANNAGPARIRNLQKKAEDRGLDPNVWFDNVEVIAAREIGQETVAYVSNIYKYYSSYRSLARYVAQTGKDPFEDW; this is encoded by the coding sequence ATGAGGACTATTAACGCCCCCCCACCGCTGGGTGGTTTTGCCCTTTTTCTAGCCTTATTCCTGGTTCAATCCTGCCGCCAGGCATCTGATCCTGATGCCGGTCCTAACCAAACCGGAGCCAAAAATTCCGATACGACGGGCCTTCAGATGGAGCGTTTCGATCCCCTGGATGACGTCATCGGCCTCAACGAACGATGGGCCGGAGACCTGGACGGAATGGCCGCCCGCCGCCGCATCCGGGCGCTGGTGCCTTACAGCCCGACGAATTACTACATCAACGGAGCCGAACGCAGCGGCATGGCCTATGAGGCCATGTCTTATTTCGAAAAGGAGTTGAACAGCCACCGGGGCAGGGCCCATAAAATAAGCATTGTTTTCATCCCTCTGACCCGCGATCAGCTGATCCCCGCCCTGGTGGAAGGCTACGGCGACATTGTGGTGGCCGGGCTTACGATCACTCCGGAACGGCAAAAAGTGGTTGATTTTTCTGCTCCGGTCTTTACCGGCGCCCGCGAAGTGCTGGCTACCGGCCCGGGAGCGGCGCCGGGGCAAAATGACGAAATCCTATTGGGGCAAACCGTCTACATCCGCCGGTCGAGCAGCTTCTTCGAGCATCTGCAGCCTGTCAACGATTCTCTGCGGCAGATGGGCAAGCCCGAAATCGGCATCGCGCTGGTGGAAGAGCGCCTCGAAGATGAAGACATACTGGAGATGGTTAACGCCGGCCTTTTCGGCATGACCATCATCGATGAGGAAAAAGGGCGGTTCTGGGCGCAGGTGTTCACGGGGCTTACCATTCATCACAATATTGCCATCCACGAGGGCGGGGAGGTCGCCTGGGCCATACGCAAGGGCAGCCCCGGGTTGAAAGCAGCAGTGGACGAATTCGTCCTCCGGAACCGCAAGGGACAGCTATTGGGCAATGTGATCTTCAACCGCTATCTCACCAAAGCGGATTACGTGAAAAAGGCTTTGTCTTATGAAGACCGCCTGCGGTTCCGCGCTACGCGCGACTGCTTTATGAAATATGGCAAACAATACGAACTCGACTGGCTGCTGCTGGCAGCCCAGGGATTTCAGGAGTCGCGCCTCACTACTGGCCTCGTCAGCCCGGCAGGGGCTGTTGGCATTATGCAGATCAAGCCCAGCACTGCCGAAGATCCCAATGTCGGCATCCCCGAAATCCATAGCCTGGAAGGCAATATCGAGGCCGGCGCCAAATACCTGCGCTTTCTCATCGACCAATATTTTGTCAGCCCCGACATCGATTCCCTCAATGCCGGCCTCTTTGCCGTTGCCGCCAACAATGCCGGGCCCGCCCGCATCCGGAACCTGCAGAAAAAAGCCGAAGACAGAGGGCTGGACCCCAACGTCTGGTTCGATAACGTAGAGGTCATTGCCGCCCGGGAGATCGGCCAGGAAACTGTGGCCTATGTGAGCAATATCTATAAGTACTATTCCTCCTACCGCTCGCTGGCCCGCTACGTGGCGCAAACCGGGAAGGACCCGTTTGAGGATTGGTGA
- a CDS encoding alpha/beta fold hydrolase, which yields MGQFAQTNNIRLHYIDHGGQGPKLLLLPGLTANAHAFDGYIGAGLARYFHVYTADLRGRGLSDKPERGYAMTDHAKDIIGLLDQLGMGRILLGGHSFGALLGIYIAANYPERVERLILVDAAARMHPQVKELVGPSMLRLGRQWPSFEDYLEKIKAAPFLEGRWHPDMEGYYRADVYNLPEGGVTTYSALAHIQQAIEGALGLGEEWLRLIRSVQKPALLINATGPYGPPDAPAILPKELALETADMMQDCRYVEVPGNHVTMLYGKGAEESVKAVVEWLNC from the coding sequence ATGGGCCAATTCGCGCAAACCAACAACATCCGGCTTCACTACATCGACCATGGCGGCCAGGGCCCCAAACTGCTTTTGCTGCCCGGGCTGACTGCCAACGCCCATGCTTTCGACGGTTATATCGGCGCAGGGCTCGCCCGGTATTTCCATGTTTATACGGCAGACCTTCGCGGGCGTGGATTAAGCGATAAACCGGAACGAGGCTATGCGATGACCGACCACGCCAAAGACATCATCGGGCTGCTCGATCAGCTCGGTATGGGCCGCATCCTGCTGGGGGGGCATTCTTTCGGCGCCTTGCTCGGCATTTACATCGCCGCCAATTATCCGGAACGAGTGGAAAGGCTGATCCTCGTCGATGCCGCCGCCCGCATGCATCCGCAGGTCAAGGAATTGGTGGGGCCATCCATGCTGCGCCTCGGCCGGCAATGGCCTTCTTTTGAAGATTACCTGGAAAAGATCAAAGCCGCTCCTTTCCTGGAAGGGCGCTGGCATCCGGACATGGAGGGCTACTACCGCGCCGACGTTTACAACCTGCCGGAGGGCGGCGTGACAACTTATTCTGCTCTTGCCCACATTCAGCAGGCCATCGAAGGCGCCCTGGGCCTGGGGGAAGAATGGCTGCGCCTGATCCGCTCGGTGCAAAAGCCTGCCCTGCTCATCAATGCCACCGGCCCCTACGGCCCGCCGGATGCCCCCGCCATTCTACCCAAAGAACTTGCCCTGGAAACGGCCGATATGATGCAGGATTGCCGTTATGTGGAAGTGCCTGGCAACCACGTGACCATGCTCTACGGGAAAGGCGCGGAGGAGAGTGTGAAGGCGGTGGTTGAGTGGTTGAATTGTTAG
- the gndA gene encoding NADP-dependent phosphogluconate dehydrogenase has translation MSSTYDFGMIGLGVMGRNFLLNVADHGFSAAGLDLDAEKAQALNEESGDHPVTGTTNTAEFVAMLRQPRKIMLLVPAGKAVDNVIESLLPHLDKGDLIIDGGNSYFEDTNRRVEYMKMKGMRFLGVGVSGGSEGARRGPSIMPGGNIESYNLVGPILEAVSAKVDGDPCVAYLGNTSAGHYVKMVHNGIEYGLMQLIAEAYDILKTIGGLSNEELHHTFDQWNHSALESFLIEITADIFAKRDDQGSGWLVDKILDKAKQKGTGKWTSQNAMDLGIGIPTIDAAVTMRGVSSLKMERRQAAPHYVRAIEDTPKVNKEQVITQVGEALHFAFIVTYAQGMHLLAEASEEYNYALDMKTVAKIWRGGCIIRANLLEDMRQAYQDQPALRNLLLSPAFHDLLLHSQHAARAILKTAIDFGVPTMALSSALAYFDAYRSERLPLNLVQAQRDYFGSHTYERVDKEGIFHTDW, from the coding sequence ATGAGTTCCACCTATGATTTTGGCATGATCGGCCTGGGCGTTATGGGCCGCAATTTCCTCCTTAACGTCGCCGACCACGGCTTCTCTGCCGCGGGCCTGGATTTGGACGCAGAAAAAGCCCAGGCCCTCAACGAGGAATCCGGCGATCACCCGGTAACCGGCACGACCAATACCGCCGAGTTTGTTGCCATGCTGCGGCAGCCCCGCAAAATCATGCTGCTGGTTCCTGCCGGCAAAGCCGTCGACAACGTCATCGAATCCCTGCTCCCTCACCTCGACAAGGGCGACCTCATCATCGACGGCGGCAACTCCTATTTTGAGGATACCAACCGCCGGGTGGAATACATGAAAATGAAAGGCATGCGGTTTCTGGGCGTGGGCGTCTCCGGGGGCTCGGAAGGCGCGCGCCGGGGGCCCAGCATCATGCCGGGCGGCAATATCGAATCCTACAACCTGGTGGGGCCTATCCTGGAGGCGGTGTCCGCCAAAGTGGACGGCGACCCCTGCGTGGCCTACCTGGGCAACACCTCTGCCGGGCACTACGTCAAGATGGTGCACAACGGCATCGAATACGGCCTGATGCAGCTTATCGCCGAAGCCTACGACATCCTGAAAACCATCGGGGGCCTGAGCAACGAAGAACTGCACCATACTTTCGATCAGTGGAACCACAGTGCACTCGAATCCTTCCTCATCGAAATCACCGCCGACATCTTCGCCAAACGCGACGATCAGGGCAGCGGCTGGCTGGTCGATAAAATCCTGGACAAGGCCAAACAGAAAGGCACCGGCAAATGGACTTCCCAGAACGCCATGGACCTGGGCATCGGCATTCCCACCATCGACGCCGCCGTGACCATGCGGGGCGTCTCCAGCCTGAAAATGGAACGCAGGCAGGCTGCTCCTCACTACGTCCGCGCCATCGAGGATACCCCAAAAGTGAATAAAGAACAGGTCATCACTCAGGTGGGAGAAGCGCTGCACTTCGCCTTCATCGTCACCTACGCCCAGGGCATGCACCTCCTGGCGGAGGCCTCGGAAGAATACAACTATGCCCTGGATATGAAAACCGTGGCCAAAATCTGGCGCGGCGGCTGCATCATCCGCGCCAATCTGCTGGAAGACATGCGGCAGGCCTACCAGGACCAGCCCGCCCTGCGCAACCTGCTGCTCTCGCCGGCTTTCCACGATTTATTGCTCCATAGCCAGCACGCTGCCCGCGCCATTCTCAAAACGGCCATCGACTTCGGCGTACCCACCATGGCGCTGAGCTCCGCACTGGCTTACTTCGACGCCTACCGCAGCGAGCGCCTCCCGCTCAACCTGGTGCAGGCTCAGCGCGATTACTTCGGCTCACACACCTATGAACGGGTGGATAAGGAGGGGATATTTCATACGGATTGGTGA
- the rpiB gene encoding ribose 5-phosphate isomerase B, translating to MKIGIAADHGGFTLKQHLLGLLEDEGYHVTDFGAETLDQKDDYPDYVAPLARAVAAGLVDRGIAICGSGVGAAIVANKFKGVRAALITETYSAHQGVEHDELNLLCLGGRVIGPELAKEILFAFLKAHYSGEARHQRRLDKLVSIENDSFK from the coding sequence ATGAAAATTGGAATCGCCGCCGATCATGGTGGTTTTACGCTCAAACAACACCTGCTTGGCCTTCTGGAAGACGAAGGCTATCACGTCACCGATTTCGGCGCCGAAACGCTGGATCAGAAGGACGACTACCCCGACTATGTCGCGCCCCTGGCGCGGGCAGTGGCCGCCGGGCTGGTCGACCGCGGAATCGCCATTTGCGGCAGCGGCGTGGGGGCGGCTATCGTCGCCAATAAGTTCAAGGGCGTGCGGGCGGCGCTCATCACCGAGACCTACTCCGCCCACCAGGGCGTAGAGCACGACGAGCTGAACCTGCTCTGCCTGGGCGGCCGGGTCATCGGCCCGGAGCTGGCTAAAGAGATTCTTTTTGCTTTCCTCAAGGCTCATTACAGCGGCGAAGCCCGCCACCAGCGGCGGCTGGATAAGCTGGTTAGCATTGAAAATGATTCCTTCAAATAA